TTATTACATTATCTATCTCCATTTATTTCTCCTCACTAAATAGGTATATACATTCTCCAGTAACTATTTTATCTACATAAGAATTTTTTACAGCATTTGTATAATAATCCATCTGCTTGTTGTAATGCTCTTTTATTTCAGCAGCATTGCCACCTAAGATATCAGACTTAAAGTCTACAATTTTTATGATGTTACCCTTCTCTAAAAATAAATCCATTATACCATGGTAGTTTTCAGCCCCACTAAACATAAGTTCTGTCTGAATATTGTCAGCAGTGATAATTTCGGAAACAAGATCACTTTTTATGAACCTCTGCAACATCTCTTTTATTTCATCTATATAATTAGTAAATTTAAATTCATTAGTAGAGTGTAACTTCTCAAGAATAGTATCTATATCCATATCTTTAGACTTGTTGTGGAATATTAATGTACAGATATTCTCCATAATTCGATGTACAAATGTACCAAATTCTAGGCCATTTTTACGCCCTGATACATTTGCAAAAATATCCTTGTCCTCTATTAGTGTTGTGACAGCAACTGAACTACTATTTTCACCAATGAGTTCACCTATGGAGCTTAAATTTTCACCAAATGAATAATCATTGTTATCTGTTTGTTGGTACCTATCAATAGATTGGTATTCTTCATTATAATCACTAAAGTTTTTAGAAATGGCTTCATAACCAGTTCCATTTATTAGAGGATCTATAAAACTATAGTTTCCACTCTCCTTGCATAATAAAACAAACCTACTCTTAGCTCTTGTCACAGCAACATAGAGAAGTCTTCTATCCTCTGCCTTTTTTATGGTTTCAGCTTTCTCATATAGAATGGTTAGATCATTTAGGTTAAGGTTTTCACTTCCAGTTTTGGATATAAAAGGACTTGGTGGTAATATACTGTTATCCTTTCGATTAACATATTTATCTGCTTTAAAAGATTTTCCACTGTGGGCACATAAAAAAACAACTTTTGCTTCTAATCCTTTAGCGGAATGTATTGTCATTAGTCTAACAGAATTAGGTTTTACACTCTCTATGTAGAGTGATTCATCTGCAATCCCCTCTTCTCCCCAGGGCATATCGTTAAAAGCTTTTTCAAATAGTTTAGAAATCGTTAGGTTTAAGTTGTAATCACTAGCTGTTAGTTCACGACTTGTAATAACAATCAGATTCTCAATAAAATTAATGTAATCCGGTTTATTACTGTTAATAGCTAATGCAACTAAACCGGACTTCCCAGTTAAGCTCCGGAACTTAGATATAAATGAACAGTTCGATGATAAAACAGTATCTAGATCACTATTTTCGATATTATATAGGTAAGAATTTTTTACTGCGAATCTAAAATATCGATCTGTAGGATAAGCACATAGAGCTAATATATTTAGCAGTTCTATAATCTCAGACTGGTTTAGGAATCCTTTACTTTTTGTATTTATTACTGGGATATCTAATAAATTTAAAGCATCTTCATACTTAGCCATATGAGAACCTGATCTAAAAAGTATTAAAAAGTCACCTGGTTTGAATTCTCCGGAACTAATACTCTCTTCTATATCCTTTGCAACTATAAAAGCTTCTCTTTCATGGATTAGATCTGAACCACAACTATCCTCACCTTCTAATTTTGGATAAGTAATCCACTTTTCAATAGTAGATGATAAATCTCTGTTCTTAGCTGCTAAATTCATATTCTTATAGTCAAGGCCGGACAGAATAGTAGAGAAATT
Above is a genomic segment from Thiospirochaeta perfilievii containing:
- a CDS encoding UvrD-helicase domain-containing protein, whose product is MSNTVLKDQDIRNKITGETSDQDLKRAQFVKAGAGAGKTYSIKHRVLNLVRKLKIDPERMVIITYTTKAANELLTRIREELEKQGEREALEKLPHAKISTFHSFCYDLLREYPIEFGLDPDLELADEGTTQIMLENCFHTMEEDSQLVEDAAVAADLFSTEKELYLETLEKLKPEDLNKLKKTLLVLYQNRDLTPYRINCSSLRDSSHIKTDIESNIREYYNLAHELIKNIKPGNEDDKLYRFIMDDMYSEISVLSEDEYLTTILERDHVQRAGNMGRKPAFKDGDLVTSFKTCTKASHDLKIERDAIASIHNYNRSIDLFKYFNDVVDRYKKASGVIDFFDCLNLVKKALDENDLLRDLVQKRFDTVIIDEFQDSDPMQADIAFHLAGDNPNKLFFVGDPKQSIYSFARADISVYIEVMKRVEKIQGGEILNLTTNFRSSEGLLNFINNNFSTILSGLDYKNMNLAAKNRDLSSTIEKWITYPKLEGEDSCGSDLIHEREAFIVAKDIEESISSGEFKPGDFLILFRSGSHMAKYEDALNLLDIPVINTKSKGFLNQSEIIELLNILALCAYPTDRYFRFAVKNSYLYNIENSDLDTVLSSNCSFISKFRSLTGKSGLVALAINSNKPDYINFIENLIVITSRELTASDYNLNLTISKLFEKAFNDMPWGEEGIADESLYIESVKPNSVRLMTIHSAKGLEAKVVFLCAHSGKSFKADKYVNRKDNSILPPSPFISKTGSENLNLNDLTILYEKAETIKKAEDRRLLYVAVTRAKSRFVLLCKESGNYSFIDPLINGTGYEAISKNFSDYNEEYQSIDRYQQTDNNDYSFGENLSSIGELIGENSSSVAVTTLIEDKDIFANVSGRKNGLEFGTFVHRIMENICTLIFHNKSKDMDIDTILEKLHSTNEFKFTNYIDEIKEMLQRFIKSDLVSEIITADNIQTELMFSGAENYHGIMDLFLEKGNIIKIVDFKSDILGGNAAEIKEHYNKQMDYYTNAVKNSYVDKIVTGECIYLFSEEK